The following are from one region of the Aspergillus chevalieri M1 DNA, chromosome 1, nearly complete sequence genome:
- a CDS encoding uncharacterized protein (COG:S;~EggNog:ENOG410PUVK;~InterPro:IPR036236,IPR013087,IPR007219;~PFAM:PF04082;~go_function: GO:0003677 - DNA binding [Evidence IEA];~go_function: GO:0008270 - zinc ion binding [Evidence IEA];~go_process: GO:0006351 - transcription, DNA-templated [Evidence IEA]): protein MSVTQTNRGMPSYQPFQCLVCQSRFTRHENLKRHAALHNRSQKEASLPCDVCHATFSRHDLRHRHIKRKHPEYEQRRTAKRSHRDRSGGWRTEDKLDSASPTESQDDLQPRHLGSEGNLDIDGEIWQAALRYAQQQIDHGNAASTNLATNVPTSGGDRTHLNTDPLTQQPSINELNDFDQIVQNATDLERSLLVGTSSLNPAHNLDNQLQTIPQSAPFDTNLTGFNFNQGLPDGLLFMDSPRLQNDWFPSSLQLTRGCELFFAHVSPFVPFLHQPTFDVTQTAPLLALSMLCLGYQYGEDPECGNQAGSGVGLSTRCFHRARALISFYSDEGPADGLTNTLMAVQSHLLLQVCAMMYLCGDNSAYGLKIHSNMISLVRTGGMMAPASNASATTEDLESLWREFIKAESHKRTAFAVHQIDALWYQFLSIPRSISHLEIKHELPSPEDYWTASSSVEWAHRQLIARNPGPSVQYTEAVRRFLSPEADLSSIPRFDPYGAINIAQFLVSSAREISGWSAMTGMLSMDRFTALRSSLVALSYFIRPEQQQPASVAKATTYPAAASGAAEATWETAMIELHMWSPSHTGGIVEASIDAVLHQLTAYLGASSGIIESNTAKAIQPHVNWFLRYLDMKITPDSEMPWIAFYAYKAFLIAWQLMHGKVVGAMQVVDVRDGDVEGALRWARKVFERRRRWQLGRLILACLDELGK, encoded by the coding sequence ATGTCTGTCACACAAACCAACAGAGGGATGCCATCCTATCAGCCATTCCAGTGCCTTGTCTGTCAGAGTCGCTTTACCCGACACGAGAATCTCAAGCGACATGCCGCGCTGCACAATCGCTCTCAGAAAGAAGCCTCGCTTCCTTGCGACGTTTGCCACGCTACTTTCTCGCGCCACGATCTACGCCATCGCCATATAAAGAGAAAGCACCCAGAGTACGAGCAGCGACGGACCGCAAAGAGATCACATCGAgacaggagtggtggatGGAGGACTGAAGACAAGCTGGATTCCGCGTCGCCCACAGAGAGCCAAGATGACTTACAACCTCGGCATCTGGGCAGCGAAGGCAATTTGGACATAGATGGCGAGATCTGGCAGGCTGCATTGCGGTATGCGCAACAGCAAATCGACCATGGCAATGCTGCAAGCACCAATCTTGCGACCAACGTTCCTACAAGCGGAGGAGATAGAACTCACTTGAACACCGATCCACTAACGCAGCAGCCGTCCATAAACGAGTTGAATGATTTCGACCAGATTGTGCAAAATGCGACAGATCTGGAACGAAGTCTGTTAGTGGGAACGTCCTCCCTCAACCCTGCCCACAACCTTGACAACCAACTGCAGACCATCCCACAGTCTGCTCCGTTTGATACAAACCTGACCGGATTTAACTTCAACCAAGGTCTTCCGGATGGCCTTTTGTTTATGGACTCACCAAGACTCCAGAATGATTGGttcccttcttccctgcAGCTTACACGAGGCTGTGAGCTCTTCTTTGCTCATGTCTCGCCCtttgttccttttcttcaCCAACCAACATTCGATGTTACCCAGACCGCTCCTCTTTTGGCCCTTAGCATGCTCTGTCTTGGCTATCAGTATGGCGAGGATCCGGAATGCGGTAATCAAGCAGGCTCAGGCGTGGGCCTGTCTACACGATGCTTTCATCGAGCTCGTGCTTTGATTTCGTTTTACTCTGATGAGGGACCAGCAGATGGTCTGACAAATACTCTCATGGCAGTCCAGTCACACTTGTTACTACAGGTCTGCGCCATGATGTATCTCTGCGGTGACAACTCAGCATACGGCCTCAAGATTCATTCTAATATGATATCCCTCGTTCGGACCGGAGGTATGATGGCACCAGCATCAAACGCATCCGCCACAACTGAAGATCTCGAGTCTTTATGGCGAGAATTTATCAAAGCTGAGTCGCATAAACGAACAGCCTTCGCTGTCCATCAGATCGACGCGCTGTGGTACCAGTTCCTATCTATCCCTCGCTCGATCTCCCATTTAGAAATCAAGCACGAACTGCCCAGTCCAGAAGACTACTGGACCGCATCTTCCTCTGTTGAATGGGCGCATCGACAGCTAATTGCTCGGAATCCAGGCCCCTCGGTACAATACACGGAAGCCGTTCGACGCTTTCTCTCGCCAGAAGCGGATCTCAGCTCGATTCCACGATTTGACCCGTACGGAGCCATCAACATCGCCCAATTCCTCGTCTCTAGTGCCCGTGAGATATCGGGCTGGTCTGCCATGACGGGAATGCTCAGCATGGACAGATTTACTGCGCTTCGGTCCTCCCTAGTGGCACTCAGCTATTTTATCCGTCCAGAACAACAGCAGCCAGCATCAGTAGCAAAAGCAACAACGTACCCCGCAGCCGCGTCCGGCGCGGCAGAGGCAACCTGGGAGACTGCCATGATCGAATTGCATATGTGGTCACCATCACATACCGGCGGTATCGTGGAGGCAAGCATAGACGCCGTATTGCATCAGTTAACGGCCTATCTGGGCGCGTCTTCTGGAATAATCGAGTCCAACACTGCCAAGGCCATCCAGCCTCATGTCAACTGGTTTCTGCGCTATCTCGACATGAAAATTACGCCAGACTCAGAAATGCCTTGGATTGCGTTCTACGCGTATAAAGCGTTTTTGATTGCGTGGCAGCTCATGCATGGAAAAGTGGTGGGTGCGATGCAGGTCGTTGATGTGCGGGATGGGGACGTCGAGGGAGCGTTGAGGTGGGCAAGGAAGGTTTTTGAGCGTAGAAGGagatggcagcttgggaGACTTATTCTTGCATGTTTGGATGAGTTGGGGAAATAA
- the LYS2_1 gene encoding large subunit of alpha-aminoadipate reductase (COG:Q;~EggNog:ENOG410PIYP;~InterPro:IPR013120), which yields MPYFQGILYPTLHERLERWAQWLQSLTVSFLTRDSPDNQQPDRHSEDEALERIRSTCRAYGFWNDVWTSRLQYIFGDLGKPQFHLSDSLWDDLTNCVNAVIHTELFSTGSTSTLKTEHYVQESENALAAGKAGVSNEGHLEAVEDRRELLSVLDLFSVTRPQDVRTPTPPPHISVSQVTGHPRLRFNQLLGALQLYGYNVPQVITCRQITRATTGYLYHFVASDLLSNTAAALRANAAWSGIDASAGAAVTEELVGLYASYLTKIGLLPTPTAVVTEPETFPEAELNEDECVAHTQLIKSTLNISTVEAFGGNSAFGTSWDFAAINLPRTTAPVHRPVKHSPFPS from the exons ATGCCATACTTCCAAGGCATCTTATAT CCTACCTTGCACGAACGCCTTGAGCGATGGGCTCAATGGCTACAAAGTCTCACTGTTTCCTTTCTTACCAGGGATTCTCCCGACAACCAGCAGCCCGACAGGCACTCCGAAGATGAAGCCCTGGAACGTATCCGCTCCACCTGCCGCGCCTACGGCTTCTGGAACGACGTCTGGACCAGCAGACTGCAGTATATCTTTGGTGACCTTGGCAAGCCGCAGTTCCACCTGTCTGACTCGCTCTGGGATGACCTCACCAACTGCGTCAACGCTGTGATCCACACGGAGCTCTTCTCCACCGG TTCGACCAGTACCCTCAAGACGGAGCATTACGTTCAGGAGTCTGAGAATGCCCTGGCTGCTGGCAAGGCTGGTGTCAGCAACGAGGGTCACCTTGAAG CCGTTGAGGATCGAAGGGAACTATTGTCCGTCTTGGATCTGTTTTCGGTGACTCGACCACAGGACGTACGTACCCCAACCCCCCCCCCTCACATCAGCGTTTCTCAAGTCACCGGGCACCCGCGTCTGCGATTCAACCAGCTCCTCGGCGCGCTGCAGCTGTACGGGTACAACGTGCCGCAGGTGATTACGTGCC GACAAATTACGCGGGCGACTACAGGGTACCTCTACCACTTCGTAGCCTCCGATCTCCTCTCGAACACCGCAGCCGCCCTCCGTGCTAACGCAGCCTGGTCCGGCATCGACGCCTCCGCGGGTGCAGCTGTGACTGAGGAATTGGTCGGTTTATATGCGTCGTATCTGACAAAGATCGGATTATTGCCTACGCCTACTGCTGTGGTGACTGAGCCCGAGACCTTCCCCGAGGCGGAGCTTAATGAGGATGAATGCGTTG CCCATACTCAGCTGATCAAAAGCACGCTCAACATCTCAACAGTTGAGGCGTTCGGGGGTAACTCGGCATTCGGCACCTCGTGGGATTTTGCCGCAATCAACCTGCCAAGGACAACCGCACCAGTTCACCGGCCGGTCAAGCACTCGCCATTCCCCTCTTGA
- a CDS encoding uncharacterized protein (COG:G;~EggNog:ENOG410PVTK;~InterPro:IPR020846,IPR011701,IPR036259;~PFAM:PF07690;~TransMembrane:12 (i56-73o93-113i125-146o152-175i187-208o220-242i298-318o330-353i360-382o388-409i421-443o449-472i);~go_function: GO:0022857 - transmembrane transporter activity [Evidence IEA];~go_process: GO:0055085 - transmembrane transport [Evidence IEA]) has translation MDTKKPSELSLKEDNVSSAEGQIDVTDAAYQRMPETLRDLSEDELRRLNQKVVRKVDLLVLPTIGILYILNYIDRQNLAAAKLQGIMEDLNMTTQQFATAVSILFVGYLPFQIPSNLIMTKISRPGMYICCAVAIWGCISAATAAVKSYGQLLAVRAILGAAEAVFFPGAIYFLSAWYTKSELGKRIAALYIAQQVGNAFGGLFAAAILKLDGAHNIAGWQWLFIIEGSATVGIGIVCACIMPEFPHNSRILSPVERDLAVWRIEAEAGAAEGSNEAENNANESALRGFASALSDPKLLLLIFANMVSQTQGSIANYFPTLVESLSFSHIITLLLTAPPYILAGVIYYCIMYYSDRKNTVYPIILVCAAVAIVMYIIPMATANVGARYFSMMILPTASVGPQLLLFKTINLHLARPISKRAAASALVNAIGGTSNIWASYLYYAPPHFYAAFGALMGSAALLVCTMTIYRWLVLRENKRLDSGDPALVAKVVKGGVTEEMVQLNWRYEMY, from the coding sequence ATGGATACCAAAAAGCCCTCGGAACTATCTCTCAAGGAGGATAATGTGTCGTCTGCGGAGGGCCAAATCGATGTCACTGACGCGGCATATCAACGAATGCCAGAGACCCTCCGCGACCTCAGCGAAGACGAGCTGAGAAGACTCAACCAGAAAGTCGTCCGCAAGGTCGATCTCCTTGTCCTTCCAACCATCGGCATCCTGTATATCCTGAACTACATCGACCGCCAGAACCTGGCCGCAGCAAAGCTCCAAGGCATCATGGAGGATCTCAACATGACAACCCAGCAATTCGCGACTGCCGTCTCAATCCTCTTCGTGGGATACCTGCCCTTCCAGATCCCCAGCAATCTCATAATGACCAAGATCTCCCGCCCGGGGATGTACATTTGCTGCGCCGTGGCAATCTGGGGCTGCATCTCAGCTGCGACGGCAGCAGTCAAGAGTTACGGGCAGTTACTCGCCGTTCGAGCCATCCTGGGTGCTGCCGAGGCAGTCTTCTTCCCCGGAGCCATCTACTTCCTCTCTGCATGGTATACCAAATCAGAACTGGGAAAGCGCATCGCGGCACTATACATTGCGCAGCAAGTGGGCAATGCCTTTGGCGGGCTCTTCGCGGCTGCCATTCTCAAACTGGATGGAGCTCATAACATCGCCGGCTGGCAGTGGCTGTTTATCATCGAGGGCAGTGCGACGGTAGGAATTGGCATAGTCTGCGCGTGCATCATGCCCGAGTTCCCACACAACAGCCGCATATTATCACCGGTGGAGCGCGATCTCGCCGTATGGCGCATCGAGGCCGAAGCCGGTGCCGCAGAGGGCAGCAACGAGGCAGAGAATAACGCCAACGAGAGCGCCCTGCGCGGCTTCGCGAGTGCCCTATCCGATCCCAAGCTATTGCTGCTCATCTTCGCCAACATGGTCTCGCAAACgcagggatccattgccaaTTACTTCCCCACACTCGTCGAGTCGCTCAGCTTCTCCCACATAATCACTTTGCTTCTCACCGCGCCGCCGTACATCCTAGCCGGCGTGATCTACTACTGCATCATGTATTACTCCGACCGCAAGAACACCGTCTACCCGATCATCCTAGTGTGCGCGGCCGTCGCTATCGTCATGTACATCATCCCGATGGCAACGGCGAACGTTGGCGCACGCTACTTCTCCATGATGATCCTGCCCACTGCGTCCGTGGGACCGCAACTCCTCCTGTTCAAGACGATCAATCTACACCTTGCGCGGCCCATCTCAAAACGTGCGGCGGCTTCGGCCTTAGTCAATGCCATCGGAGGGACGTCAAATATCTGGGCATCGTACTTGTACTATGCGCCGCCGCATTTCTATGCTGCTTTTGGGGCGCTGATGGGGTCTGCGGCTTTGTTGGTTTGTACTATGACTATTTACCGTTGGCTCGTGTTGCGTGAGAATAAACGTTTGGACTCAGGTGATCCTGCGTTGGTAGCGAAGGTTGTTAAGGGGGGTGTTACGGAGGAGATGGTGCAGCTTAATTGGCGTTATGAGATGTACTAA
- a CDS encoding carbonic anhydrase (COG:P;~EggNog:ENOG410PNV3;~InterPro:IPR036874,IPR015892,IPR001765;~PFAM:PF00484;~go_function: GO:0004089 - carbonate dehydratase activity [Evidence IEA];~go_function: GO:0008270 - zinc ion binding [Evidence IEA];~go_process: GO:0015976 - carbon utilization [Evidence IEA]) — protein sequence MPDRYFTALSQNKEWAAKTAREEPDLLASLAVGQRPEILWIGCSDSRCPETTILGLKPGDVFVHRNIANVLHTADLSSSAVIEYAVRHLRVKHIVLSGHTGCGGVAAALGNKQLGILDPWLVPLRQIREQNLQTLQSLPADEANTLMAELNVREGIKTLQQKSVVLEAIEERGLTIHGVMYEVGSGVLRELDTNDTQEQLKARLVSYKTEA from the exons ATGCCAG ACCGATACTTCACTGCCCTGAGCCAGAACAAGGAATGGGCCGCCAAAACCGCCCGTGAGGAGCCCGACCTCCTCGCCAGCCTTGCGGTCGGCCAGCGCCCCGAAATCCTCTGGATCGGCTGCTCCGACTCTCGCTGCCCCGAGACCACCATCCTGGGCCTCAAGCCTGGCGATGTCTTTGTCCACCGTAACATCGCCAACGTCCTGCACACGGCCGACCTGAGCTCGTCTGCGGTCATCGAGTATGCCGTCCGTCACCTGCGCGTCAAGCATATTGTTCTGAGCGGCCATACAGGCTGCGGAGGTGTCGCTGCGGCACTGGGTAACAAGCAGCTTGGTATCCTCGACCCGTGGTTGGTGCCCCTGCGCCAAATCCGCGAACAGAACTTGCAGACTCTCCAGTCGCTGCCGGCGGACGAGGCCAACACCTTGATGGCGGAGCTGAATGTTCGCGAGGGAATCAAGACGCTCCAGCAGAAGAGCGTTGTGTTGGAAGCGATCGAGGAGCGGGGATTGACGATTCATGGAGTCATGTATGAGGTTGGCAGTGGAGTGCTTCGGGAGTTGGACACGAACGACACGCAGGAGCAGCTCAAGGCACGACTTGTTTCGTACAAGACGGAGGCATAG
- a CDS encoding aldo/keto reductase (COG:C;~EggNog:ENOG410PFM7;~InterPro:IPR023210,IPR036812;~PFAM:PF00248): MANEMEFTRLGNSGLKISKVILGAMSYGTKEWQDWVLNEDEALPLIEHAYKRGINTWDTADVYSHGQSEEILGKALKKFQIPRNRVVILTKCFFGVDDEGKMPPISASGTNDGEFVNRVGLSRKHIFDAVDASVERLGTYIDVLQIHRLDRNTPREEIMKALNDVVDSGKVRYIGASTMAAWEFQTLQNIAERNGWHKFISMQNYHNLIAREEEREMIPYCVDTGVGLIPWSPMARGVLARPWGSRSTTREATDGALKMLIRSRETETDKAIVDRVEEIAKKKGVSMAQVAIAWSLQNPNENPILGLNSKERIDEAVGAIKVKLTPEEAKYLEEPYLPKTLSALER; the protein is encoded by the exons ATGGCTAACGAAATGGAATTCACCCG ACTTGGAAACTCGGGTCTCAAGATCTCCAAGGTTATCCTGGGTGCCATGTCCTACGGTACCAAGGAATGGCAGGACTGGGTTTTGAACGAGGATGAAGCTCTCCCTCTGATTGAGCACGCCTACAAGCGTGGCATCAACACCTGGGATACT GCCGACGTCTACTCCCACGGCCAATCCGAAGAAATCCTCGGCAAGGCCCTCAAGAAATTCCAGATCCCCCGCAACCGCGTCGTCATCCTCACCAAATGCTTCTTCGGCGTCGACGACGAAGGCAAGATGCCCCCGATCTCCGCCTCGGGCACCAATGACGGTGAATTCGTGAACCGCGTCGGTCTCTCCCGCAAGCACATCTTCGACGCCGTCGATGCCAGTGTCGAGCGCCTGGGCACCTACATCGACGTCCTGCAGATCCACCGTCTGGACCGCAACACCCCCCGTGAGGAAATCATGAAGGCCCTCAACGACGTCGTCGACAGCGGCAAGGTCCGCTACATCGGCGCCAGCACAATGGCCGCCTGGGAATTCCAGACCCTCCAGAACATCGCTGAGCGCAACGGCTGGCACAAGTTCATCTCCATGCAGAACTACCACAACCTCATCGCCCGTGAAGAGGAGCGCGAAATGATCCCCTACTGCGTCGACACCGGTGTCGGCCTCATCCCCTGGTCCCCGATGGCCCGTGGCGTCCTCGCTCGTCCCTGGGGCTCGCGCTCTACAACCCGTGAGGCAACCGACGGTGCCCTCAAGATGCTCATCCGCAGCCGCGAGACAGAAACCGACAAGGCGATCGTCGACCGTGTCGAGGAGATcgccaagaagaagggcgTCAGCATGGCCCAGGTGGCTATTGCTTGGTCGTTGCAGAACCCCAACGAGAACCCTATTCTGGGATTGAACAGCAAGGAGCGCATTGACGAGGCTGTTGGCGCTATTAAGGTTAAGTTGACTCCTGAGGAGGCCAAGTACTTGGAGGAGCCTTATCTTCCTAAGACTCTTTCCGCGCTTGAGCGGTAA